One part of the Streptomyces ferrugineus genome encodes these proteins:
- the nicT gene encoding Nickel transporter NicT, giving the protein MTAAPDSTPTLLATTPVWHRVRTSMTRQEWSRVGGMAAFVLALHLVGWVTLVAVVAPEHHGVGQRSFGIGVGVTAYTLGMRHAFDADHIAAIDNTTRKLMGEGQRPLSVGFWFSLGHSSVVLALALLLSLGVKGLAGPVRDDGSRLHDATGLIGTTVSGAFLYLIAAINLVVLAGIWKVFRRMRSGSYDEAALEERLNSRGFMNRLLGRATRSITEPWHMYPLGLLFGLGFDTATEVALLVLAGSGAASGLPWYAILCLPVLFAAGMSLLDTIDGTFMNFAYGWAFSQPVRKVYYNLTVTGLSVAVALLIGTIELLSLLADRLSLHGPFWNRISGLDLNTAGFAVVGLFVVTWVVALAVWRIGRIEEKWTTGPRTEES; this is encoded by the coding sequence ATGACGGCTGCCCCTGACTCCACTCCGACCCTCCTGGCCACCACACCCGTGTGGCACCGCGTCCGCACCTCCATGACGCGGCAGGAGTGGAGCAGGGTCGGCGGCATGGCCGCCTTCGTGCTCGCCCTGCACCTCGTCGGCTGGGTCACCCTCGTCGCCGTCGTCGCGCCCGAGCACCACGGCGTCGGTCAGCGGTCCTTCGGGATCGGCGTCGGCGTCACCGCCTACACCCTCGGCATGCGGCACGCCTTCGACGCCGACCACATCGCCGCGATCGACAACACCACCCGCAAACTGATGGGCGAGGGGCAGCGGCCGCTGTCGGTCGGCTTCTGGTTCTCGCTCGGCCACTCCAGCGTCGTCCTCGCCCTGGCCCTGCTGCTCTCCCTCGGCGTGAAGGGCCTTGCCGGACCCGTCCGCGACGACGGCTCCCGCCTCCACGACGCCACCGGCCTGATCGGTACGACCGTCTCCGGCGCCTTCCTCTATCTGATCGCGGCGATCAACCTGGTCGTCCTGGCCGGCATCTGGAAGGTGTTCCGGCGGATGCGCTCGGGCAGCTACGACGAGGCCGCCCTGGAAGAGCGGTTGAACAGCCGCGGCTTCATGAACCGCCTCCTCGGCCGCGCCACCAGGTCGATCACCGAGCCCTGGCACATGTACCCGCTCGGCCTGCTGTTCGGCCTCGGCTTCGACACCGCCACCGAGGTCGCCCTGCTCGTCCTGGCCGGCTCGGGCGCCGCGTCCGGGCTGCCCTGGTACGCGATCCTGTGCCTGCCCGTCCTGTTCGCCGCGGGCATGTCCCTGCTGGACACGATCGACGGCACGTTCATGAACTTCGCCTACGGCTGGGCCTTCTCCCAACCGGTCCGCAAGGTCTACTACAACCTCACCGTCACCGGCCTGTCCGTCGCGGTCGCCCTCCTCATCGGCACGATCGAGCTCCTCTCCCTCCTCGCCGACCGCCTCTCCCTGCACGGCCCGTTCTGGAACCGGATCAGCGGCCTCGACCTGAACACGGCCGGCTTCGCCGTCGTCGGCCTGTTCGTCGTGACCTGGGTCGTCGCCCTGGCCGTGTGGCGGATCGGCCGGATCGAGGAGAAGTGGACGACGGGCCCGCGCACCGAGGAGTCCTGA
- the sthA gene encoding Si-specific NAD(P)(+) transhydrogenase — translation MPDFDMLVIGSGPGGQKAAIAAAKLGRRVAVVDRPDMVGGVSIHTGTIPSKTLREAVLYLTGLTQRDLYGQSYRLKEDITVADLTARTRHVVGREVDVIRSQLSRNHVALYAGTGRFVDPHTVALREITGHERLLTAERIVIATGTRPARPGSVEFDGRTIMDSDNVLALERVPRSMVIVGAGVIGMEYASMFAALGSKITVVEKRAGMLDMCDVEVIESLKYHLRDLAVTFRFGETVAAVERHPRGTLTILESGKKIPADTMMYSAGRQGLTDELDLDKAGLTADARGRITVDEHYRTEVPHIYAVGDVIGFPALAATAMEQGRAAAYHACGEPVGPMLNLQPIGIYTIPEISFVGRTEDQLTEDRVPFEVGISRYRELARGQIIGDSHGMLKLLVSPADRTLLGVHCFGTGATELIHIGQSVMGCGGTVDYLVDAVFNYPTLAESYKVAALDATNRLRQIDRIGD, via the coding sequence GTGCCCGACTTCGACATGCTCGTCATCGGATCCGGCCCCGGTGGCCAGAAGGCCGCCATCGCCGCGGCCAAGCTGGGCCGCCGCGTCGCCGTCGTCGACCGCCCCGACATGGTGGGCGGCGTGTCCATCCACACCGGGACCATCCCCTCCAAGACCCTGCGCGAGGCGGTGCTGTACCTGACGGGTCTCACCCAGCGCGATCTGTACGGGCAGAGCTACCGGCTCAAGGAGGACATCACCGTCGCCGACCTCACCGCGCGCACCCGGCACGTGGTCGGCCGCGAGGTGGACGTCATCCGCAGCCAGCTCTCCCGCAACCACGTCGCCCTCTACGCCGGCACCGGCCGCTTCGTCGACCCGCACACCGTCGCCCTGCGCGAGATCACCGGCCATGAGCGGCTGCTGACCGCCGAGCGCATCGTCATCGCCACCGGCACCCGGCCCGCACGACCGGGCAGCGTGGAGTTCGACGGGCGGACGATCATGGACTCGGACAACGTGCTCGCGCTGGAGCGGGTGCCGCGTTCCATGGTCATCGTGGGCGCCGGGGTGATCGGCATGGAGTACGCCTCGATGTTCGCCGCGCTCGGCAGCAAGATCACCGTGGTGGAGAAGCGCGCCGGGATGCTCGACATGTGCGACGTCGAGGTGATCGAGTCGCTCAAGTACCACCTGCGCGACCTCGCCGTCACGTTCCGCTTCGGGGAGACCGTGGCCGCCGTCGAACGGCATCCGCGCGGGACGCTGACCATCCTGGAGAGCGGCAAGAAGATCCCCGCGGACACGATGATGTACTCGGCGGGCCGGCAGGGGCTCACCGATGAGCTGGACCTGGACAAGGCCGGGCTGACCGCGGACGCGCGCGGCCGGATCACGGTCGACGAGCACTACCGCACCGAGGTGCCGCACATCTACGCCGTCGGCGACGTCATCGGCTTCCCCGCGCTGGCCGCTACCGCCATGGAACAGGGGCGTGCGGCGGCATACCACGCCTGTGGGGAGCCCGTCGGCCCGATGCTCAACCTCCAGCCGATCGGGATCTACACCATCCCGGAGATCAGCTTCGTGGGGCGGACCGAGGACCAGCTCACCGAGGACCGGGTGCCGTTCGAGGTGGGCATCTCCCGCTACCGCGAGCTGGCCCGCGGGCAGATCATCGGCGACTCGCACGGCATGCTGAAACTGCTGGTCTCCCCCGCGGACCGCACCCTGCTCGGGGTGCACTGCTTCGGTACGGGGGCGACGGAGCTCATCCACATCGGGCAGTCGGTGATGGGGTGCGGCGGGACCGTCGACTATCTCGTCGACGCGGTGTTCAACTACCCGACGCTCGCGGAGTCGTACAAGGTCGCCGCCCTGGACGCCACGAACAGGCTGCGCCAGATCGACCGCATCGGGGACTGA
- the prcB gene encoding proteasome subunit beta, producing the protein MTSEEHDGRLGEEFFTPGTSSFTEFLAAHRPALLPMRSPLPDGVRAAPGRFPHGTTVLALTYRDGVLIAGDRRATMGNLIAQRDLEKVHPADDHTAVAFAGTVGLALDMVKLYQVELKHFEKIEGVPMTLKAKASRLAGMIRQNLGQAMQGLAVVPLLAGYDPRAPEGARGRIFDFEVTGGPYEKHDFHAEGSGSPYARGALKKLFRPDMSRREAVLAALHALYDAADDDSATGGPDINRRIFPSVSVITGDGFERLAEAETEELAREMVEQRAARPDGPNAAP; encoded by the coding sequence ATGACGAGCGAGGAGCACGACGGGCGGCTGGGGGAGGAGTTCTTCACTCCGGGGACGTCGTCCTTCACCGAGTTCCTGGCCGCGCACCGCCCGGCCCTGCTGCCCATGCGCAGCCCCCTCCCCGACGGCGTCCGCGCGGCCCCCGGCCGCTTCCCGCACGGCACCACGGTGCTGGCCCTCACCTACCGCGACGGCGTGCTGATCGCCGGCGACCGCAGGGCCACCATGGGCAACCTCATCGCCCAGCGCGACCTGGAGAAGGTCCACCCCGCCGACGACCACACGGCCGTCGCCTTCGCGGGCACCGTCGGCCTCGCGCTGGACATGGTGAAGCTCTATCAGGTCGAGCTGAAGCACTTCGAGAAGATCGAGGGCGTCCCCATGACGCTCAAGGCGAAGGCGTCCCGCCTGGCCGGCATGATCCGCCAGAACCTCGGCCAGGCCATGCAGGGCCTCGCCGTCGTGCCGCTCCTCGCCGGCTACGACCCCAGGGCACCCGAGGGCGCCCGGGGCCGCATCTTCGACTTCGAGGTCACCGGAGGGCCGTACGAGAAGCACGACTTCCACGCCGAGGGCTCCGGCTCGCCGTATGCCCGAGGGGCGCTCAAGAAGCTGTTCCGCCCGGACATGTCCCGGCGCGAGGCGGTGCTCGCCGCCCTGCACGCGCTGTACGACGCGGCGGACGACGACTCGGCGACCGGCGGCCCCGACATCAACCGGCGGATCTTCCCCAGCGTCTCGGTGATCACCGGGGACGGCTTCGAGCGGCTGGCCGAGGCGGAGACCGAGGAACTGGCCCGCGAGATGGTGGAGCAGCGTGCCGCCCGGCCGGACGGGCCCAACGCCGCGCCCTGA
- a CDS encoding APC family permease translates to MSNNTGRGLQANALGTFDTVVMAVAGSAPAYSIAAITAVLVGSVGLASPAALLYCAIPMLGIALAFSRLSRIDVNAGASYSWVGRTLHPFLGFVSGWALVISTTLFMVAGSLPAGSMTLTLFDEELARNTALSTLVGACWFLVMLLVVLGGARLTVRAQIAISGVELAILALFAVLALLHSPNARAFDWSWLGFGHFDGVTGFASGALIAAFYYWGWDVTSNLSEETRDSRRTTGLAGLIGVGIVFLLFEVFTIAVNIILSSEQIQANDANVLAVLGEELWPGWGGKLLIVAVMLSTVATLETTLIQVTRSLFAMGRDRTMPAALGRVHHRWNTPWVAIAVVGVVALAMFVASNALGTVGDILADAISAIGLQIAVYYGLTGLAAVVAYRKVLLTSVGAFVLGGLWPLFGALFMFWIFVESLGELSGSAIAIGIGGLAAGLVPMLWYWRRGSDYYRPAKLDATRTVEADYVPAGGGGDRGPLVHEGLPTDF, encoded by the coding sequence ATGAGCAACAACACGGGCAGAGGGCTGCAAGCCAATGCCCTCGGCACGTTCGACACGGTGGTGATGGCGGTCGCGGGCAGCGCCCCGGCGTACTCGATCGCAGCGATCACGGCGGTTCTCGTCGGCTCGGTGGGCCTGGCCAGTCCGGCCGCGCTGCTGTACTGCGCGATACCGATGCTGGGCATCGCTCTCGCCTTCAGCCGCCTCAGCCGGATCGATGTGAACGCGGGCGCGAGTTACTCCTGGGTGGGGCGGACGCTGCACCCCTTTCTGGGCTTCGTCAGCGGCTGGGCGCTGGTGATCTCGACGACCCTGTTCATGGTGGCCGGCTCGCTGCCCGCCGGATCGATGACGCTCACCCTGTTCGACGAGGAACTCGCGCGGAACACCGCGCTGTCCACGCTGGTCGGCGCCTGCTGGTTCCTGGTCATGCTGCTGGTGGTGCTGGGCGGGGCCCGGCTCACCGTCCGGGCGCAGATCGCGATCTCCGGTGTCGAGCTGGCGATACTGGCCCTGTTCGCCGTACTCGCCCTCCTCCACTCGCCGAACGCCCGCGCCTTCGACTGGTCCTGGCTCGGCTTCGGGCACTTCGACGGGGTCACCGGGTTCGCCTCGGGGGCGCTGATCGCCGCGTTCTACTACTGGGGCTGGGACGTCACCAGCAACCTCAGCGAGGAGACCCGCGACAGCCGCCGTACGACCGGGCTCGCGGGGCTGATCGGGGTGGGCATCGTCTTCCTGCTGTTCGAGGTGTTCACGATCGCGGTGAACATCATCCTCTCCTCGGAGCAGATCCAGGCGAACGACGCCAACGTGCTGGCGGTGCTCGGTGAGGAGCTGTGGCCGGGCTGGGGCGGCAAGTTGCTGATCGTGGCGGTGATGCTGTCCACCGTCGCCACGCTGGAGACCACGCTCATCCAGGTCACGCGCTCGCTGTTCGCGATGGGCCGGGACCGTACGATGCCGGCCGCGCTGGGCCGGGTGCACCACCGGTGGAACACGCCGTGGGTGGCGATCGCGGTGGTCGGCGTGGTGGCGCTGGCGATGTTCGTCGCCTCCAACGCCCTGGGCACGGTGGGCGACATCCTGGCGGACGCCATCTCGGCGATCGGGCTGCAGATCGCCGTGTACTACGGGCTGACGGGTCTGGCGGCGGTCGTCGCCTACCGCAAGGTGCTGCTGACGTCGGTGGGTGCCTTCGTCCTCGGTGGGCTGTGGCCGCTGTTCGGGGCCCTGTTCATGTTCTGGATCTTCGTCGAGTCGCTGGGCGAGCTGAGCGGCTCGGCGATCGCGATCGGCATCGGCGGTCTCGCGGCCGGGCTGGTCCCGATGCTCTGGTACTGGCGGCGGGGCAGCGACTACTACCGCCCCGCCAAGCTCGACGCCACCCGGACCGTCGAGGCGGACTACGTCCCCGCCGGGGGCGGCGGCGACCGAGGTCCCCTCGTCCACGAGGGTCTTCCCACCGACTTCTGA
- a CDS encoding DUF5709 domain-containing protein: MGTEHTPSEQMADDAYQPTGSNEEQQDAAPLDLQDAVDERTYDDTLDEGYSPPEKPLGVSKHGTTAAEQHTGETLDERLAQEVPEVGVPAGDEVGDLPGGDGEPVDPEAGTDRAGRLVAPDEGLRGDTTKEEIAADRGIDGGAAGAEEAAVHVVDDEELREGGET; encoded by the coding sequence ATGGGCACCGAACACACGCCCTCCGAGCAGATGGCGGACGACGCGTACCAGCCCACCGGAAGCAACGAGGAACAGCAGGACGCCGCACCGCTCGACCTCCAGGACGCCGTCGACGAGCGGACCTACGACGACACCCTCGACGAGGGCTACTCCCCGCCGGAGAAGCCCCTCGGGGTCTCCAAGCACGGCACCACCGCCGCCGAACAGCACACCGGCGAGACCCTCGACGAACGGCTCGCCCAGGAGGTCCCCGAGGTCGGCGTGCCGGCCGGCGACGAGGTGGGCGACCTCCCGGGCGGCGACGGCGAACCCGTCGACCCCGAAGCCGGCACCGACCGCGCGGGCCGACTGGTCGCCCCGGACGAGGGCCTCCGCGGCGACACCACGAAGGAGGAGATCGCCGCCGACCGGGGCATCGACGGCGGAGCGGCCGGCGCCGAGGAGGCCGCGGTGCACGTGGTCGACGACGAAGAGCTGCGGGAGGGCGGGGAGACCTGA
- a CDS encoding sulfite oxidase, whose protein sequence is MGHRLADVSTPARLAAPQEGIGRDELALATRNHGLPLEALRHDVTPPGLHYVLTHYDIPYVPDDTPWPLTLNGRVRRTLRLDRADLRAFPQVTTRVTLECAGNGRALLTPRPVSQPWLVEAVGTAEWTGVPLRLLLAEAGVGPGAVEVVFTGADHGVERGVEQDYQRALPLDVAVGSDPEVLVAYAMNGAPLPPQHGRPLRLIVPGWYGMAHVKWLREITVVDEPFTGFQQAVAYRLRRDPDDEGEPVTRIAPRALLVPPGFPDFMSRARVVRPGPVALEGRAWSGRAPVTRVEVSTDGGRTWRDAEPAPDHGQRWAWRGWRHDWTATPGEHVLTARATDAGGDTQPLDQPWNRGGFANNLVQRVPVLCLDEDGTA, encoded by the coding sequence ATGGGTCATCGACTGGCCGACGTGAGCACGCCGGCCCGGCTGGCCGCCCCGCAGGAGGGCATCGGCCGGGACGAACTGGCGCTCGCCACCCGCAACCACGGCCTGCCCCTCGAAGCCCTGCGCCACGACGTCACCCCACCCGGACTGCACTACGTCCTGACCCACTACGACATCCCGTACGTCCCCGACGACACCCCCTGGCCCCTGACCCTGAACGGCCGCGTCCGCCGCACCCTCCGCCTGGACCGGGCCGACCTCCGGGCATTCCCGCAGGTCACCACCCGCGTCACGCTGGAGTGCGCGGGAAACGGCCGCGCCCTGCTGACCCCCCGCCCGGTGAGCCAGCCCTGGCTCGTCGAGGCGGTCGGCACCGCCGAGTGGACCGGCGTGCCGCTGCGCCTGCTGCTCGCGGAGGCCGGAGTCGGCCCCGGCGCGGTCGAGGTGGTCTTCACCGGCGCCGACCACGGGGTCGAGCGCGGCGTCGAGCAGGACTACCAGCGTGCCCTGCCCCTCGACGTGGCCGTGGGCAGCGACCCCGAGGTGCTGGTGGCGTACGCGATGAACGGCGCCCCGCTGCCGCCGCAGCACGGCCGTCCGCTGCGGCTGATCGTGCCCGGCTGGTACGGCATGGCCCATGTGAAGTGGCTGCGCGAGATCACCGTCGTCGACGAACCGTTCACGGGGTTCCAGCAGGCCGTGGCCTACCGGCTGCGCCGGGATCCCGACGACGAGGGCGAGCCGGTCACCCGTATCGCCCCGCGCGCCCTGCTGGTCCCACCCGGCTTCCCGGATTTCATGTCCCGGGCCCGGGTGGTGCGGCCCGGTCCCGTGGCCCTGGAGGGACGTGCCTGGTCAGGGCGCGCACCGGTGACGCGCGTCGAGGTCAGCACGGACGGCGGGCGCACCTGGCGGGACGCCGAGCCGGCGCCGGACCACGGGCAGCGGTGGGCCTGGCGCGGCTGGCGGCACGACTGGACGGCGACCCCGGGCGAGCACGTGCTGACCGCGCGGGCCACGGACGCCGGCGGCGACACCCAGCCCCTGGACCAGCCCTGGAACCGCGGGGGCTTCGCCAACAACCTCGTCCAGCGGGTCCCGGTGCTGTGCCTGGACGAGGACGGGACGGCTTAG